From a single Nicotiana tomentosiformis chromosome 2, ASM39032v3, whole genome shotgun sequence genomic region:
- the LOC138905461 gene encoding uncharacterized protein: MVYSFIKRKISWILTTIMKLAFPSCSMDQSWCNICDMVERLRPIPRSIIILWQLLGKGRYKLNTYGSYIQGSGQAGAGGILRDHEGRLIMALAITLSCSSNNLAEAIAARFGTEWCLNNVYTEVDLELDSLIVVNMLKNIYVDNGKIKIVIDDTFQLLSQSNLK; the protein is encoded by the coding sequence ATGGTATATAGTTTTATTAAACGTAAAATTTCTTGGATCCTTACAACAATTATGAAATTGGCATTTCCTAGTTGCTCTATGGATCAATCCTGGTGCAATATCTGTGATATGGTAGAAAGGTTAAGGCCTATACCAAGAAGCATAATTATCTTATGGCAGTTATTGGGTAAAGGTAGGTACAAACTTAACACATACGGGAGTTATATACAAGGGAGTGGACAAGCAGGAGCCGGAGGCATTCTAAGAGATCATGAAGGGAGACTAATTATGGCTCTTGCCATAACACTTAGCTGCAGTAGTAACAACTTGGCGGAAGCTATTGCCGCTAGGTTTGGAACTGAGTGGTGTCTGAATAATGTGTACACAGAGGTGGATTTAGAACTGGATTCACTTATTGTGGTGAATATGCTTAAGAACATATATGTGGACAATGGAAAAATAAAGATTGTGATAGATGACACTTTCCAGTTGCTATCACAGTCTAATTTGAAGTAA